Part of the Myxococcus fulvus genome, CACGCCACACGGCGTGTTGTGCTTGATGATGACCGCGGTGGGCCGCTCGGCGAACTCGAGCGCCAGGCCCAGCGCCGCGTCCAGGTCCAGGATGTTGTTGTACGAGAGCTCCTTGCCCTGGAGCACCTTGGCGAAGCCCACCGTCGGCTCCGACGGCGCCGAGTGCTCGCGGTAGAAGGCGCCGCGCTGGTGCGGGTTCTCCCCGTAGCGCAGGTCCTGCGCCTTCTTGAACGACAGCGACAGCTCTCCGGGGAAGGGCTCGCTTGCCTGCGCGGACAGCCACGCGGAGATGGACGCGTCGTAGGCCGCCGTGTGCGCGAACGCCTTGCGCATCAGCTTGCGCCGCGTCGCCTCGCCCACCGCCTTGTGCTGCTCCAGCTCCGCGAGCACCGACGGATAGTCGTCCGGGTCGACGACGACAGCCACGTGGCGGAAGTTCTTCGCGGAGGCGCGCACCATCGCCGGCCCGCCGATGTCAATCTGCTCGATGACGTCCGCCTCCGCCGCGCCCGACGCCACCGTCTGGCGGAACGGATACAGGTTCACCGCGACCAGGGAGATGGGCTCGATGCCGTGCGCCTTCATCTCCTCGCGGTCCGCCTCCAGCTCCAGGCGGCCGAGGATGCCGCCGTGGATGCGCGGGTGGAGCGTCTTCACGCGGCCGCCGAGAATCTCGGGACTCTGCGTGTGCTCGGACACCTGGGAGGCGGGGATGCCGGCGCCCTTGAGCGCCTCCAAGGTTCCCCCCGTCGACAGCAACCGGAACCCCAGGTGAACCAGCCCCTGGGCGAAGGGAACCAGACCGCGCTTATCGGAAACGCTGAGGAGTGCCAGCACGTGTGCGCCTCGGTGTGCGGGAAGCGGCGGTAGTAGCAACCACCCCCTGGGGTGTCAACGCAACACGTCGGCGCGACGTTGGCGGCACCAGGCCACCGGTCGATTCAGGGCTTGCGGGCCGAGACAGGAGGCTCGGCCTCGGTGGCCTCGCGCAGCTTCATCAGCCCGCGC contains:
- the purH gene encoding bifunctional phosphoribosylaminoimidazolecarboxamide formyltransferase/IMP cyclohydrolase — its product is MLALLSVSDKRGLVPFAQGLVHLGFRLLSTGGTLEALKGAGIPASQVSEHTQSPEILGGRVKTLHPRIHGGILGRLELEADREEMKAHGIEPISLVAVNLYPFRQTVASGAAEADVIEQIDIGGPAMVRASAKNFRHVAVVVDPDDYPSVLAELEQHKAVGEATRRKLMRKAFAHTAAYDASISAWLSAQASEPFPGELSLSFKKAQDLRYGENPHQRGAFYREHSAPSEPTVGFAKVLQGKELSYNNILDLDAALGLALEFAERPTAVIIKHNTPCGVAVDDALVKAYRTARAVDETSAFGGIVAFNREVDEATAQAMAETFLEAVIAPSYSQAALQVLAAKKNLRLLEAGAALASPTARPRAQLDGRSVSGGLLLMDRDAVEPELGWKVVSKRAPTPDEERALRFAWKVCKHVKSNAIVFASGSQLLAQGGGQTNRVDSVRIAMQRGGAALQGSAVASDAFFPFRDGLDEAARAGATCVIQPGGSVRDAEVIAAADEHGMAMVVTGVRHFRH